A window of Drosophila subobscura isolate 14011-0131.10 chromosome E, UCBerk_Dsub_1.0, whole genome shotgun sequence contains these coding sequences:
- the LOC117892654 gene encoding F-actin-uncapping protein LRRC16A isoform X7, which produces MSTRSQLTKDLNESVKSILGRHTKILVKYMVKLETKGDKTENRVLVFTPVRVYLLNAKVPTKIECHFHYLDIVGVESKKSTHFSIVTNDRPYSFATTGDAGNFSSNADVILTDLASAIKQIFPTVPLKYIIRKIDIQPPERETIFSEEFRPSDPRNVGPCGGFSAQYACMCDFHGVPYREEVAWDVDTIYLSHDTRVLNLRDFDHLEPKDLMAIVSALEYNTFFRGLKAAHMRLSHETLERILHVLKRSMWLEELHLEALGLRWDFLNKLSISVITNSNPAIRTIDLSHNIIEDKGAIHLAGPIAKVSKGLCKLALAHCGLTSKGVNQMSHSLTLNQSISNSLTYLDLSGNSLKDDITNLHNFLAQPNVLEHLDLASTDIMLENLFGALLRGCATHLAHLNVSHNSFSTKKGKEIPPSFKQFFTSTLSLKHLNIAGCKLPMEALKNLLLGLACNESTAGLYLDLSSNTLGTQGAHVLESCIHGVRVLQSLDISDNNLDAELAPVLTAISKNPSIRTLHLCRSLTGMKPKHIPPVMDALVNLIQKDDFPLAELVLSENKLKHDLHDFINALGSNQSLQKLDISGNFMGDVGARLLAKALQINNRLRTIYLDKNGVTLQGYADIVYALEHNHSMRTIPFPVFDIAPHLKNHPDKTDAVMRKMQELLQRNCNGLQRTNGQGFRLQHGFMLSSTHQLVDKLVAETQDTISIAKGGGGDSAASAVQRLITDAENCKQLMPKLQEAVRSDAHPIEMKLTRVASELGYTIKSYLEETLETMIRTGIEQCPKTLGNQIVIQDLRKALAERLVVPEDFLQTCLLNNAGSEIMNKVGEIEQTLAAAISDRATDEVLEALTRYRRGMGISESPSVLLDEPQTPDIVRSRSSHDADGLIIRPGGRGSILPKLGLESPTATPHLPTKRRSVARKVRPQSVVENLSLSHIPDLLESPSSHRSNSQLSTRGAAVGAAALAAASNMTDSIAAMDDGGVDECCDSITELPSASFQLQHLVKGRPKRAKTRAPTRPLVSAECAGGGREIGEGLEHFFRPGSVTPTTLTPLVSPTSEECSSLSFVDSPTMSRDGNGHMTSEETTPILEERRPIKLERQSPLLKSASWATRSRSTDNLEKYSPLVGRKSPLVKMRTEGGPGSGAAMEEVATSGLLKAANRDDKMRSPSSDSIKSHATSGEGSVIVKTGNGILRTPIVLQKPRPWSVVGSEPKSSSELVTGNGTADSNKTTPDKLQEDVEVLTFGQSTGGSIVGITPGIAIAGGGSGGGSIVGITPGAALEKKSVRELAAGLSRLELPLKPPVMPRTLMNAAGGRTSNTSSTSSLSSTASGGATTTTTTTTTVLNTQNQARSRIVSTTSSNSESQETLSKTTITEHGSSSLSSSHSSHTEKKHAMACASLISNEILSMRNGQLSGKSAVSCAESGGVKRIAGKEISTLFEV; this is translated from the exons ATGTCGACGCGCTCGCAATTAACCAAGGACTTGAACG AAAGCGTCAAATCGATTCTGGGGCGCCACACAAAGATACTCGTCAAGTATATGGTCAAATTGGAAACGAAAGGCGATAAGACGGAGAATCGTGTTTTG GTCTTTACACCCGTGCGGGTTTACTTGCTCAATGCCAAAGTGCCAACAAAG ATCGAATGCCATTTCCACTATCTGGACATTGTGGGTGTCGAGAGCAAGAAGTCAACCCACTTTTCCATTGTGACCAACGATCGGCCATACTCGTTTGCCACCACCGGCGATGCGGGCAATTTCAGTTCG AACGCTGATGTCATTCTAACCGATTTGGCCTCAGCCATCAAGCAGATATTTCCAACAGTTCCTCTAAAATACATCATACGCAAG ATCGATATACAGCCACCGGAACGGGAGACAATCTTCTCCGAGGAATTTCGACCCTCCGATCCGCGTAATGTGGGACCCTGCGGTGGCTTCAGTGCCCAGTACGCGTGCATGTGCGACTTCCATGGGGTGCCGTACCGCGAGGAGGTGGCCTGGGATGTGGACACCATCTATCTGTCCCACGACACACGAGTTCTCAACCTGCGCGACTTTGACCACTTGGAACCGAA AGACTTGATGGCCATCGTTTCGGCGCTGGAGTACAATACGTTTTTTCGTGGCCTAAAGGCCGCTCACATGCGTCTCTCCCACGAAACCCTGGAACGCATCCTGCACGTGCTCAAGCGCTCGATgtggctggaggagctgcatcTGGAGGCTTTAGGCTTAAG ATGGGATTTCCTGAACAAGTTATCTATATCTGTGATAACGAATAGCAATCCCGCCATTCGCACCATCGATCTGAGCCACAATATAATTGAGGACAAAG GTGCCATACATCTGGCCGGACCCATAGCCAAGGTGTCCAAGGGTCTGTGCaagctggccctggcccacTGTGGCCTAACCTCGAAAGGCGTCAACCAGATGTCGCACTCACTGACGCTCAATCAAAGTATTTCGAACTCGCTCACGTATCTAGACCTAAGTGGTAATAGTCTCAAAGATGATATAACC AATCTGCACAATTTTCTGGCCCAACCCAATGTGCTGGAGCACCTGGACCTGGCCTCGACAGACATCATGCTGgagaat CTGTTTGGAGCTCTGCTGCGCGGCTGTGCCACGCATTTGGCCCACCTGAATGTCTCCCACAACTCGTTCAGCACGAAGAAGGGCAAGGAGATACCGCCCTCGTTCAAGCAGTTCTTCACCAGCACTTTGAGCCTCAAGCATCTGAACATCGCTGGCTGCAAGCTGCCCATGGAAGCGCTCAAGAACCTGCTGCTAGGCCTGGCCTGCAACGAGTCCACGGCGGGCCTCTATCTGGACCTCAGCAGCAATACGCTGGGCACACAAGGCGCCCACGTTCTCGAGTCCTGCATACACGGCGTGCGTGTGCTCCAGAGTCTGGACATCAGTGACAACA ATCTGGATGCAGAGCTCGCGCCTGTGCTGACGGCCATCTCGAAGAATCCCTCGATACGAACGCTGCACCTGTGCCGCAGTCTGACGGGCATGAAGCCGAAGCACATACCCCCTGTGATGGATGCCCTGGTGAACCTCATCCAGAAGGACGACTTCCCCCTGGCAGAGCTGGTGTTGTCGGAGAACAAGCTGAAGCACGATCTGCACGACTTCATCAACGCCCTCGGCAGCAACCAGAGTCTCCAGAAGCTGGACATTAGCGGCAACTTCATGGGCGACGTGGGCGCTCGGCTCCTGGCCAAGGCGCTGCAGATCAACAACCGCCTGCGCACCATTTACTTGGACAAGAACGGAGTCACGCTGCAGGGGTACGCGGACATTGTCTACGCTCTGGAGCACAACCACAGCATGCGCACCATCCCCTTTCCGGTGTTCGACATTGCGCCGCACCTGAAGAACCATCCGGACAAGACGGACGCCGTCATGCGCAAgatgcaggagctgctgcagcgcaacTGCAACGGCCTGCAGCGGACCAATGGCCAGGGCTTTCGGCTGCAGCACGGCTTCATGCTCTCATCCACACACCAACTGGTGGACAAGCTCGTGGCCGAGACGCAGGACACCATCTCGATAGCCAAGGGCGGTGGCGGCGACTCGGCAGCCTCTGCGGTCCAGCGTCTCATCACCGACGCCGAGAACTGCAAGCAGCTGATGCCCAAGCTACAGGAGGCCGTACGCAGCGATGCCCATCCCATCGAGATGAAGTTGACGCGCGTGGCCAGCGAGCTGGGCTACACCATCAAGAGCTACCTCGAGGAGACCCTGGAGACTATGATACGCACCGGCATAGAGCAGTGCCCCAAAACCCTGGGCAACCAGATAGTGATCCAAGATCTCCGCAAGGCTCTCGCCGAGCGACTGGTGGTACCCGAAGACTTTCTACAGACCTGCCTCCTCAACAATGCCGGCAGCGAGATAATGAACAAAGTTGG TGAGATTGAGCAGACGCTGGCCGCCGCCATCTCGGACCGGGCAACGGATGAGGTGCTGGAGGCATTGACCCGCTATCGCCGTGGCATGGGCATCTCCGAGTCGCCGTCGGTGCTGCTGGATGAACCCCAGACGCCGGACATTGTACGCAGTCGCTCCAGTCAT GATGCAGACGGGCTGATCATACGCCCGGGCGGACGCGGCTCGATACTGCCCAAGCTGGGCCTGGAATCGCCCACT GCCACTCCCCATCTGCCCACCAAGCGGCGCAGCGTTGCGCGAAAGGTTCGTCCCCAGTCGGTCGTGGAGAATCTCAGCCTGAGCCACATACCCGATCTGTTGGAGTCCCCCTCCTCGCATCGCTCCAACTCCCAGCTGTCGACCCGCGGTGCAGCTGTCGGTGCCGccgctttggctgctgccagcaaCATGACGGACAGCATCGCGGCCATGGACGATGGCGGCGTCGACGAGTGCTGCGACTCCATCACCGAGCTGCCCAGCGCCTCGTTCCAACTGCAGCATCTGGTCAAGGGACGTCCCAAGAGGGCCAAGACGCGCGCGCCGACCCGTCCGTTGGTCAGCGCTGAGTGCGCCGGTGGCGGCAGGGAGATTGGCGAGGGACTGGAGCACTTCTTTCGCCCGGGATCGGTGACACCCACCACACTGACGCCCCTCGTCTCGCCCACTTCCGAGGAGTGCAGCTCGCTGTCGTTCGTGGACAGCCCCACCATGAGCCGCGATGGAAACGGACACATGACCTCCGAGGAGACTACACCCATCCTGGAGGAGCGCCGACCAATCAAATTGGAGCGGCAGTCGCCCTTACTCAAGA GTGCCTCCTGGGCCACACGATCGCGCTCCACGGATAATCTTGAGAAGTATTCGCCGCTGGTGGGACGTAAATCGCCGCTGGTCAAGATGCGCACCGAGGGAGGGCCTGGCTCGGGCGCTGCCATGGAAGAAGTGGCCACATCCGGACTGCTCAAAGCGGCCAACCGCGACGACAAGATGCGCTCGCCCAGCAGCGATTCGATCAAGAGCCACGCCACCAGCGGCGAGGGCAGCGTGATAGTGAAGACGGGCAACGGAATCCTGCGCACACCCATTGTGCTGCAGAAGCCGCGTCCCTGGTCTGTGGTGGGCAGCGAGCCAAAGTCCAGCAGCGAGCTGGTGACTGGCAACGGCACCGCCGACTCCAACAAGACGACGCCAGACAAGCTGCAAGAGG ATGTTGAGGTGCTAACCTTTGGACAGAGCACCGGCGGTTCAATAGTGGGCATCACACCGGGCATAGCCATAGCAggtggcggcagtggcggcggcagcattGTGGGCATTACACCAG GAGCTGCCCTCGAGAAGAAGTCGGTGCGCGAGCTGGCCGCAGGTCTCAGTCGATTGG AACTCCCCCTGAAACCGCCCGTTATGCCCAGAACCCTCATGAACGCAGCAGGTGGTCGCACAAGCAACACATCGTCCACCTCGTCATTGTCATCCACCGCCAGCGGCGGTGCAACtacaacgacgacaacaacgacgacagtATTAAACACACAGAACCAGGCGCGCTCTAGGATTGTGAGCACcacgagcagcaacagcgagagCCAGGAGACGCTGAGCAAGACCACCATCACAGAGCACGGAAGCAGCAGTCTCTCCAGCAGTCACTCGAGCCACACCGAGAAGAAGCACGCCATGGCCTGTGCCAGCCTCATTAGCAACGAGATACTGAGCATGCGCAACGGCCAGCTGAGCGGCAAGTCGGCTGTCAGCTGTGCGGAGAGTGGCGGCGTCAAGCGCATCGCTGGAAAGGAGATCTCTACGCTATTCGAGGTTTGA
- the LOC117892654 gene encoding F-actin-uncapping protein LRRC16A isoform X5, translating to MSTRSQLTKDLNESVKSILGRHTKILVKYMVKLETKGDKTENRVLVFTPVRVYLLNAKVPTKIECHFHYLDIVGVESKKSTHFSIVTNDRPYSFATTGDAGNFSSNADVILTDLASAIKQIFPTVPLKYIIRKIDIQPPERETIFSEEFRPSDPRNVGPCGGFSAQYACMCDFHGVPYREEVAWDVDTIYLSHDTRVLNLRDFDHLEPKDLMAIVSALEYNTFFRGLKAAHMRLSHETLERILHVLKRSMWLEELHLEALGLRWDFLNKLSISVITNSNPAIRTIDLSHNIIEDKGAIHLAGPIAKVSKGLCKLALAHCGLTSKGVNQMSHSLTLNQSISNSLTYLDLSGNSLKDDITNLHNFLAQPNVLEHLDLASTDIMLENLFGALLRGCATHLAHLNVSHNSFSTKKGKEIPPSFKQFFTSTLSLKHLNIAGCKLPMEALKNLLLGLACNESTAGLYLDLSSNTLGTQGAHVLESCIHGVRVLQSLDISDNNLDAELAPVLTAISKNPSIRTLHLCRSLTGMKPKHIPPVMDALVNLIQKDDFPLAELVLSENKLKHDLHDFINALGSNQSLQKLDISGNFMGDVGARLLAKALQINNRLRTIYLDKNGVTLQGYADIVYALEHNHSMRTIPFPVFDIAPHLKNHPDKTDAVMRKMQELLQRNCNGLQRTNGQGFRLQHGFMLSSTHQLVDKLVAETQDTISIAKGGGGDSAASAVQRLITDAENCKQLMPKLQEAVRSDAHPIEMKLTRVASELGYTIKSYLEETLETMIRTGIEQCPKTLGNQIVIQDLRKALAERLVVPEDFLQTCLLNNAGSEIMNKVGEIEQTLAAAISDRATDEVLEALTRYRRGMGISESPSVLLDEPQTPDIVRSRSSHDADGLIIRPGGRGSILPKLGLESPTATPHLPTKRRSVARKVRPQSVVENLSLSHIPDLLESPSSHRSNSQLSTRGAAVGAAALAAASNMTDSIAAMDDGGVDECCDSITELPSASFQLQHLVKGRPKRAKTRAPTRPLVSAECAGGGREIGEGLEHFFRPGSVTPTTLTPLVSPTSEECSSLSFVDSPTMSRDGNGHMTSEETTPILEERRPIKLERQSPLLKSASWATRSRSTDNLEKYSPLVGRKSPLVKMRTEGGPGSGAAMEEVATSGLLKAANRDDKMRSPSSDSIKSHATSGEGSVIVKTGNGILRTPIVLQKPRPWSVVGSEPKSSSELVTGNGTADSNKTTPDKLQEDVEVLTFGQSTGGSIVGITPGIAIAGGGSGGGSIVGITPGAALEKKSVRELAAGLSRLELPLKPPVMPRTLMNAAGGRTSNTSSTSSLSSTASGGATTTTTTTTTVLNTQNQARSRIVSTTSSNSESQETLSKTTITEHGSSSLSSSHSSHTEKKHAMACASLISNEILSMRNGQLSGKSAVSCAESGGVKRIAGKEISTLFEETLAEDLQRNISTRRLFRETTPYTKEDVVDL from the exons ATGTCGACGCGCTCGCAATTAACCAAGGACTTGAACG AAAGCGTCAAATCGATTCTGGGGCGCCACACAAAGATACTCGTCAAGTATATGGTCAAATTGGAAACGAAAGGCGATAAGACGGAGAATCGTGTTTTG GTCTTTACACCCGTGCGGGTTTACTTGCTCAATGCCAAAGTGCCAACAAAG ATCGAATGCCATTTCCACTATCTGGACATTGTGGGTGTCGAGAGCAAGAAGTCAACCCACTTTTCCATTGTGACCAACGATCGGCCATACTCGTTTGCCACCACCGGCGATGCGGGCAATTTCAGTTCG AACGCTGATGTCATTCTAACCGATTTGGCCTCAGCCATCAAGCAGATATTTCCAACAGTTCCTCTAAAATACATCATACGCAAG ATCGATATACAGCCACCGGAACGGGAGACAATCTTCTCCGAGGAATTTCGACCCTCCGATCCGCGTAATGTGGGACCCTGCGGTGGCTTCAGTGCCCAGTACGCGTGCATGTGCGACTTCCATGGGGTGCCGTACCGCGAGGAGGTGGCCTGGGATGTGGACACCATCTATCTGTCCCACGACACACGAGTTCTCAACCTGCGCGACTTTGACCACTTGGAACCGAA AGACTTGATGGCCATCGTTTCGGCGCTGGAGTACAATACGTTTTTTCGTGGCCTAAAGGCCGCTCACATGCGTCTCTCCCACGAAACCCTGGAACGCATCCTGCACGTGCTCAAGCGCTCGATgtggctggaggagctgcatcTGGAGGCTTTAGGCTTAAG ATGGGATTTCCTGAACAAGTTATCTATATCTGTGATAACGAATAGCAATCCCGCCATTCGCACCATCGATCTGAGCCACAATATAATTGAGGACAAAG GTGCCATACATCTGGCCGGACCCATAGCCAAGGTGTCCAAGGGTCTGTGCaagctggccctggcccacTGTGGCCTAACCTCGAAAGGCGTCAACCAGATGTCGCACTCACTGACGCTCAATCAAAGTATTTCGAACTCGCTCACGTATCTAGACCTAAGTGGTAATAGTCTCAAAGATGATATAACC AATCTGCACAATTTTCTGGCCCAACCCAATGTGCTGGAGCACCTGGACCTGGCCTCGACAGACATCATGCTGgagaat CTGTTTGGAGCTCTGCTGCGCGGCTGTGCCACGCATTTGGCCCACCTGAATGTCTCCCACAACTCGTTCAGCACGAAGAAGGGCAAGGAGATACCGCCCTCGTTCAAGCAGTTCTTCACCAGCACTTTGAGCCTCAAGCATCTGAACATCGCTGGCTGCAAGCTGCCCATGGAAGCGCTCAAGAACCTGCTGCTAGGCCTGGCCTGCAACGAGTCCACGGCGGGCCTCTATCTGGACCTCAGCAGCAATACGCTGGGCACACAAGGCGCCCACGTTCTCGAGTCCTGCATACACGGCGTGCGTGTGCTCCAGAGTCTGGACATCAGTGACAACA ATCTGGATGCAGAGCTCGCGCCTGTGCTGACGGCCATCTCGAAGAATCCCTCGATACGAACGCTGCACCTGTGCCGCAGTCTGACGGGCATGAAGCCGAAGCACATACCCCCTGTGATGGATGCCCTGGTGAACCTCATCCAGAAGGACGACTTCCCCCTGGCAGAGCTGGTGTTGTCGGAGAACAAGCTGAAGCACGATCTGCACGACTTCATCAACGCCCTCGGCAGCAACCAGAGTCTCCAGAAGCTGGACATTAGCGGCAACTTCATGGGCGACGTGGGCGCTCGGCTCCTGGCCAAGGCGCTGCAGATCAACAACCGCCTGCGCACCATTTACTTGGACAAGAACGGAGTCACGCTGCAGGGGTACGCGGACATTGTCTACGCTCTGGAGCACAACCACAGCATGCGCACCATCCCCTTTCCGGTGTTCGACATTGCGCCGCACCTGAAGAACCATCCGGACAAGACGGACGCCGTCATGCGCAAgatgcaggagctgctgcagcgcaacTGCAACGGCCTGCAGCGGACCAATGGCCAGGGCTTTCGGCTGCAGCACGGCTTCATGCTCTCATCCACACACCAACTGGTGGACAAGCTCGTGGCCGAGACGCAGGACACCATCTCGATAGCCAAGGGCGGTGGCGGCGACTCGGCAGCCTCTGCGGTCCAGCGTCTCATCACCGACGCCGAGAACTGCAAGCAGCTGATGCCCAAGCTACAGGAGGCCGTACGCAGCGATGCCCATCCCATCGAGATGAAGTTGACGCGCGTGGCCAGCGAGCTGGGCTACACCATCAAGAGCTACCTCGAGGAGACCCTGGAGACTATGATACGCACCGGCATAGAGCAGTGCCCCAAAACCCTGGGCAACCAGATAGTGATCCAAGATCTCCGCAAGGCTCTCGCCGAGCGACTGGTGGTACCCGAAGACTTTCTACAGACCTGCCTCCTCAACAATGCCGGCAGCGAGATAATGAACAAAGTTGG TGAGATTGAGCAGACGCTGGCCGCCGCCATCTCGGACCGGGCAACGGATGAGGTGCTGGAGGCATTGACCCGCTATCGCCGTGGCATGGGCATCTCCGAGTCGCCGTCGGTGCTGCTGGATGAACCCCAGACGCCGGACATTGTACGCAGTCGCTCCAGTCAT GATGCAGACGGGCTGATCATACGCCCGGGCGGACGCGGCTCGATACTGCCCAAGCTGGGCCTGGAATCGCCCACT GCCACTCCCCATCTGCCCACCAAGCGGCGCAGCGTTGCGCGAAAGGTTCGTCCCCAGTCGGTCGTGGAGAATCTCAGCCTGAGCCACATACCCGATCTGTTGGAGTCCCCCTCCTCGCATCGCTCCAACTCCCAGCTGTCGACCCGCGGTGCAGCTGTCGGTGCCGccgctttggctgctgccagcaaCATGACGGACAGCATCGCGGCCATGGACGATGGCGGCGTCGACGAGTGCTGCGACTCCATCACCGAGCTGCCCAGCGCCTCGTTCCAACTGCAGCATCTGGTCAAGGGACGTCCCAAGAGGGCCAAGACGCGCGCGCCGACCCGTCCGTTGGTCAGCGCTGAGTGCGCCGGTGGCGGCAGGGAGATTGGCGAGGGACTGGAGCACTTCTTTCGCCCGGGATCGGTGACACCCACCACACTGACGCCCCTCGTCTCGCCCACTTCCGAGGAGTGCAGCTCGCTGTCGTTCGTGGACAGCCCCACCATGAGCCGCGATGGAAACGGACACATGACCTCCGAGGAGACTACACCCATCCTGGAGGAGCGCCGACCAATCAAATTGGAGCGGCAGTCGCCCTTACTCAAGA GTGCCTCCTGGGCCACACGATCGCGCTCCACGGATAATCTTGAGAAGTATTCGCCGCTGGTGGGACGTAAATCGCCGCTGGTCAAGATGCGCACCGAGGGAGGGCCTGGCTCGGGCGCTGCCATGGAAGAAGTGGCCACATCCGGACTGCTCAAAGCGGCCAACCGCGACGACAAGATGCGCTCGCCCAGCAGCGATTCGATCAAGAGCCACGCCACCAGCGGCGAGGGCAGCGTGATAGTGAAGACGGGCAACGGAATCCTGCGCACACCCATTGTGCTGCAGAAGCCGCGTCCCTGGTCTGTGGTGGGCAGCGAGCCAAAGTCCAGCAGCGAGCTGGTGACTGGCAACGGCACCGCCGACTCCAACAAGACGACGCCAGACAAGCTGCAAGAGG ATGTTGAGGTGCTAACCTTTGGACAGAGCACCGGCGGTTCAATAGTGGGCATCACACCGGGCATAGCCATAGCAggtggcggcagtggcggcggcagcattGTGGGCATTACACCAG GAGCTGCCCTCGAGAAGAAGTCGGTGCGCGAGCTGGCCGCAGGTCTCAGTCGATTGG AACTCCCCCTGAAACCGCCCGTTATGCCCAGAACCCTCATGAACGCAGCAGGTGGTCGCACAAGCAACACATCGTCCACCTCGTCATTGTCATCCACCGCCAGCGGCGGTGCAACtacaacgacgacaacaacgacgacagtATTAAACACACAGAACCAGGCGCGCTCTAGGATTGTGAGCACcacgagcagcaacagcgagagCCAGGAGACGCTGAGCAAGACCACCATCACAGAGCACGGAAGCAGCAGTCTCTCCAGCAGTCACTCGAGCCACACCGAGAAGAAGCACGCCATGGCCTGTGCCAGCCTCATTAGCAACGAGATACTGAGCATGCGCAACGGCCAGCTGAGCGGCAAGTCGGCTGTCAGCTGTGCGGAGAGTGGCGGCGTCAAGCGCATCGCTGGAAAGGAGATCTCTACGCTATTCGAG GAGACATTAGCTGAAGACCTGCAGCGCAACATCTCGACTCGACGCCTGTTTAGAGAGACTACGCCCTACACCAAGGAGGATGTCGTTGATTTATAA